The Brumimicrobium sp. genomic interval CCAGAAGTTGTCTGTTATAAAGGTTCTCCTATTTCCTATCATATAGCCAAAAGATTGATAAAAGTAAATTATATTAGTTTGGCAAACTTAATCATGGATAGGGAAGTGGTGCGAGAATTAATTCAGTCTGAATGTAATGTAAAACAGGTGCGAGAAGAGTTGGAAATGATTTTACCTCTCGGAAAGAAACATGATAAATTAAAAGCAGATTATAAAATATTGATAGAAACATTAGGGAAAGGGGGAGCTAGTCAAAAAGCAGCAAAAGAAATTCTTTCTCTGTTAGCATAATTTCCAATCCTTTTTGTGCATAATTTTTGTTTGTGCGTTGAAAATGAATAAAATTCTGATCTAATTTCGTATTATGTATCGCGTTATTCTAGGGGTATTATTTTTTCTATTTTATTTCCTTAGTTATGGAAAGGATATCCGAATTGGAGTTTATAGAGAAAACAACATCCAACAAATTGAATTTTCCTATTATAAAGAGAGTTATAAAATTTTTGGAGACACTTCTTCATTTGGCAATATTTTACCAAATGAATTTATATCTATCACAAAGGAGGGTAAGAAGGTCAGGCTAAAGAAAGGAGTGCAATCTATTGGTCTTTTTGATTCTATTCGGGTAGTATCTTCTGTAAAAGATTGTGCTCTACGCTTACGTCCTATTTCCCCCACGTTAAAAGAGAAGAAATATCAAGATAATTTTGTGATTTTTTCTAGCACTAAAGGTCTTACAATTGTTAATCAAGTTTCTTTTACGCATTATTTAGAAGGAGTAATAGAGTCAGAAGGAGGAGGAGGAAAACATATTGAATATTATAAAGTCCAAGCAATTATTTCTCGTACGTATGCTTTACGACATTTTCAAAAACATGCAAAAGAAGGATTTAATTTGTGTAATCAAGTACATTGTCAAGCTTACCACAATATGCTTCAATATACCAATGATATCAAAACAGCTGTAGAGGCAACAGAAGGTATATATATGGTTGACACAATAGATAATAAAATTATAGAGGCTTTCTTTCATGCTAATTGTGGAGGAGAAACGAGTACGGCTGATTATGTATGGAAGCAGGATGTTCATTATCTCCAGTCTGTAAAGGATACTTTCTGTATATATACTTCGCAAGCAACTTGGGAAAAGAGAATACCTAAAGTCGCGTGGAGAAACTTTTTGGTTAATAATTATTTCTATCCCATTGAAGATAGTGTATATGCGTCTGTTGTTTATTCTTTTTCACAGGAACATCGAAAGGCTTTCTATTTAACTCCTTCTTTAGGAATACCATTACGGGATTTGAGGCAACAATTTAAATTGAGATCTACCTTTTTTTCGTGCTATCCAGAAGGGAATAATGTTGTATTGAAAGGACGTGGTTATGGACATGGGGTAGGACTGTGTCAAGAAGGAGCAATGAATATGGCAAAAGCGGGTTATTCTTATCAGCAGATACTTTCTTTCTATTACAGCGGTATTGCTTTTCAAAACTCCTATGAAAATTTATTCTTTAGACAGATTCCAGGAGATGTAACTAATTTCTGACTAGACTTTATAGTTTTCTATTTTCAAGCATATTATTATTGAAGTATATCTTATCTTCATCTAGCATCCAGTTGATAATCCCTGAAATAAAAGTCTTATCAGTATGGGTAATTATTGTCATTAATTCATCCAAAGAGCGAGGCTTTTCTTGTAAAAGTTTAAAAATTATTTCCATTAATTCCTGTGCAGTATAGTTGGAATTATTCTCCGATAGACAAATATCACATTTACCACATTTTTCTCCTTTTTGCCCAAAATATTCCAACAAAAGAATAGAACGACAAATTGGAGCCTGTAGAAAATGCAGCATACTATCTAGCTTCATAGTTGCTGTTTGTTTACGATGGTCGTACACATCTTTCTCAATGCGCATATAGTCATCGGGTAGCCTTTCGTGTAGAAAAGTTATTTGTGGTAAATCTGTCTGCCATGTAGCCTCAATTAACCCTTGTTTTTCAAGATATTGTAGTGTTTTCGTTACTTGATCGTGACTTATTTTGAGTTGCTTAGAAAGAAAGTTCTCATCAATTTCTATAAAGTTGGAGAAAATTCCTGCATATTTCCTAGAAAGGAGAGAAATGATAGGGTCGTATTTTTCATTTTTTATTTGGAAATCATAAAGTGTATTGTTGTTAACAGCAAAACGTAACTTGGTAGGATGGTGTGCGGCCTCATTTAATAACAAGGTATCGTTTAACTCTAAGATTTTAAGTGCGTTATATGCTTCTGTTGGCTCTAATTCATATTTTTTAACAAAGGCCTTTATATCCAAATCGTACGTCTCATTTTCTCCTGATCCAATGGCTACGCCTAAATGATTGCAAATGGCACGATAAATCATTTTTATATACTCTATGGGAGGAAATGCTTCTTTTAGCCGTTGTTTCATTTTTATGACATCCATCTGATTGTAAAAGGCTAAATTGCGAGAAGCTTTTCCATCTCGACCAGCCCTACCGGCTTCTTGAAAATATGCTTCGATATTGTTGGGGACTTCATAATGTAATACAAAACGTACATCAGGTTTATCTATCCCCATCCCAAATGCATTTGTTGCTATAACTATACGAATTTGATTATGCATCCAAGCATCTAATGTATTTTTCCTATCTTCATTCGTCATGCCTCCATGATATACCCCTACAGATAAATGATGCGCTAAAAGAAGCTTGGCTATCTCTTTGGTTTCCCTTCTTGTCTGACAATAGATAATACCAGTGTGCCCTTTGAATTTTTCACAAACTTTGAGTATTGCATTTCGTTTGTTTTCTACAGAATAAATTTCATAGGAAATATTATCTCTGGCAAAACTCCCTTCATAATAGTTGGGATTTTTGAGTTTGAGATGTTGGATAATGTCTTCTTTTACTTGGGCTGTTGCGGTGGCTGTAACTGCAATGATAGGAACATTTGGAGCTATTTCGCGAAGCAAATGAATATCTAAATAAGGAGGTCTGAAATCATGTCCCCATTGAGAAATACAATGAGCCTCATCAATAGCAATAAGTCCAACTTGCATTTGTTTAAAGCGAGTGAGAAACAATTCTGTTTTTAATCGTTCAGGAGAAACATATAAAAAATCTAATCCTCCAAATTTAGCATTATCTAGAATGATATCAATTTCTCGTTTACTCATCCCGGAAGTAATAGCAGCGGCTTTTATTCCTTTGGATTGTAAGTTTTTAACCTGATCTTGCATCAGTGCAATTAGTGGTGAAATAACAATGCATATACCATCACGAGCTAGTCCAGGAACTTGAAAACAAATAGATTTTCCACCTCCAGTTGGAAGCAGTGCAAAGGTATCGTT includes:
- a CDS encoding SpoIID/LytB domain-containing protein is translated as MYRVILGVLFFLFYFLSYGKDIRIGVYRENNIQQIEFSYYKESYKIFGDTSSFGNILPNEFISITKEGKKVRLKKGVQSIGLFDSIRVVSSVKDCALRLRPISPTLKEKKYQDNFVIFSSTKGLTIVNQVSFTHYLEGVIESEGGGGKHIEYYKVQAIISRTYALRHFQKHAKEGFNLCNQVHCQAYHNMLQYTNDIKTAVEATEGIYMVDTIDNKIIEAFFHANCGGETSTADYVWKQDVHYLQSVKDTFCIYTSQATWEKRIPKVAWRNFLVNNYFYPIEDSVYASVVYSFSQEHRKAFYLTPSLGIPLRDLRQQFKLRSTFFSCYPEGNNVVLKGRGYGHGVGLCQEGAMNMAKAGYSYQQILSFYYSGIAFQNSYENLFFRQIPGDVTNF
- a CDS encoding RecQ family ATP-dependent DNA helicase; translation: MTAQEILKQYWGYDSFRAQQGDIVQSVITGNDTFALLPTGGGKSICFQVPGLARDGICIVISPLIALMQDQVKNLQSKGIKAAAITSGMSKREIDIILDNAKFGGLDFLYVSPERLKTELFLTRFKQMQVGLIAIDEAHCISQWGHDFRPPYLDIHLLREIAPNVPIIAVTATATAQVKEDIIQHLKLKNPNYYEGSFARDNISYEIYSVENKRNAILKVCEKFKGHTGIIYCQTRRETKEIAKLLLAHHLSVGVYHGGMTNEDRKNTLDAWMHNQIRIVIATNAFGMGIDKPDVRFVLHYEVPNNIEAYFQEAGRAGRDGKASRNLAFYNQMDVIKMKQRLKEAFPPIEYIKMIYRAICNHLGVAIGSGENETYDLDIKAFVKKYELEPTEAYNALKILELNDTLLLNEAAHHPTKLRFAVNNNTLYDFQIKNEKYDPIISLLSRKYAGIFSNFIEIDENFLSKQLKISHDQVTKTLQYLEKQGLIEATWQTDLPQITFLHERLPDDYMRIEKDVYDHRKQTATMKLDSMLHFLQAPICRSILLLEYFGQKGEKCGKCDICLSENNSNYTAQELMEIIFKLLQEKPRSLDELMTIITHTDKTFISGIINWMLDEDKIYFNNNMLENRKL